The following proteins come from a genomic window of Geomonas sp. RF6:
- a CDS encoding J-domain-containing protein, with protein MDIFAAIAERRIQEAIDRGEFKNLRGKGQPLEMEDLSGVPEDLRMAYKILKNAGCVPPEVELTNEVSSLRRLVLDLDEGEKRTKKVRELNFKLMKLEMMRKRPLSLDLLPEYEEKLLKKLEKE; from the coding sequence ATGGACATTTTTGCTGCCATAGCTGAACGCAGGATCCAGGAAGCGATCGACCGCGGCGAGTTCAAAAACCTGCGGGGCAAAGGGCAACCTCTGGAGATGGAGGATCTGAGCGGCGTACCGGAAGATTTGCGGATGGCGTACAAGATCCTGAAGAACGCCGGCTGCGTCCCTCCGGAGGTGGAGCTCACAAACGAGGTCTCTTCGCTCAGGCGCCTCGTACTCGACCTCGATGAGGGGGAAAAACGGACGAAGAAGGTGCGGGAGCTCAACTTCAAGCTGATGAAGCTGGAGATGATGCGCAAGCGCCCCCTCTCCCTCGACCTCCTCCCTGAGTACGAGGAGAAACTCCTCAAGAAGCTGGAGAAGGAGTAG
- a CDS encoding PilZ domain-containing protein translates to MSTEADGERPCSSDAEQQKFIQRLQELHAFPEPAPITLTNVYKEIPISHPATIREVNGKYVELNTSELQLASISQCDEAYLQSPLLDWTLLGRLCSIDMRRSSVKLGDFREAELDVLKRKTVRVRLKKPVTVRLKTEHETIVGAVHDVSLGGSCINTVVRDGLSEGGTLEMELSLPALDTDCLCIPCKVVAIEGDAPPFRCSFSFDHTSRSEQVLSVFIYQRQLEIVRELKEALC, encoded by the coding sequence ATGAGCACTGAAGCGGACGGAGAAAGACCCTGCTCTTCCGATGCGGAGCAGCAGAAATTCATCCAGCGCCTGCAGGAGTTGCACGCCTTCCCGGAACCGGCGCCTATCACCCTCACCAACGTCTACAAGGAGATCCCCATATCGCACCCGGCGACGATACGGGAAGTGAATGGAAAATATGTGGAGTTGAACACTTCCGAGCTCCAGCTGGCGAGCATCTCACAGTGCGACGAGGCATACCTGCAGTCGCCCCTTCTCGACTGGACGCTGCTCGGCCGACTCTGCAGCATCGACATGAGGCGATCCTCCGTGAAGCTCGGCGACTTCAGAGAGGCAGAGCTGGACGTGTTGAAAAGAAAGACGGTAAGGGTCCGGCTGAAGAAACCGGTTACCGTGCGGCTCAAAACAGAGCACGAAACGATTGTGGGGGCGGTGCACGATGTCTCTCTCGGGGGGAGTTGCATCAACACGGTGGTAAGAGACGGCCTTTCAGAAGGGGGGACGTTGGAGATGGAGCTGTCACTGCCGGCGCTCGATACCGACTGTCTGTGCATCCCGTGCAAGGTCGTCGCGATCGAGGGAGATGCCCCCCCTTTCCGGTGCAGTTTCAGTTTCGACCATACCAGCAGAAGCGAGCAGGTCCTGTCGGTCTTCATATACCAGCGACAACTGGAGATCGTCAGGGAGCTGAAAGAGGCCCTCTGCTAG
- a CDS encoding acetate uptake transporter — protein sequence MEKAKVIAIEEEISERENGVREIRDTTANPAPLGLLGFGMTTICLNLHNAGFFPIDTMILGMGIFYGGMAQVIAGIMEWKKNNTFGTTAFTSYGLFWLSLVGILVMPKLGIGQAPSTAALVAYLALWGSFTAVLWLCTFRLNRALQVIFGLLTALFFLLAIGDALENPGIKLVAGYEGIICGLSAVYCGLAQVINEVYGKTLLPLGPVGKSAH from the coding sequence ATGGAAAAAGCGAAGGTCATCGCCATTGAAGAGGAAATCAGCGAAAGAGAAAACGGTGTTCGTGAAATTCGGGACACCACGGCAAACCCTGCCCCCCTCGGACTCCTTGGCTTCGGCATGACGACCATCTGTCTTAACTTGCACAATGCCGGCTTCTTCCCGATCGACACGATGATTCTCGGCATGGGGATTTTCTACGGCGGCATGGCACAGGTCATCGCCGGTATCATGGAGTGGAAGAAGAACAACACCTTCGGCACCACCGCCTTCACCTCTTACGGCCTCTTCTGGCTTTCCCTGGTCGGCATCCTGGTCATGCCGAAGCTCGGCATCGGGCAGGCTCCGAGCACCGCGGCGCTCGTTGCCTATCTTGCTCTCTGGGGCTCCTTCACTGCAGTCCTCTGGCTTTGCACCTTCAGGCTGAACCGTGCGCTTCAGGTGATCTTCGGGCTCCTGACCGCCCTCTTCTTCCTCCTTGCCATCGGTGACGCGCTGGAAAACCCCGGCATCAAGCTCGTGGCCGGCTACGAAGGGATCATCTGCGGTCTCTCCGCGGTGTACTGCGGCCTTGCCCAGGTCATCAACGAGGTTTACGGCAAGACTCTCCTCCCCCTCGGCCCAGTAGGAAAGTCCGCCCACTAA
- the mobA gene encoding molybdenum cofactor guanylyltransferase — translation MVIPGGGGELSGITGVILAGGASSRMKRNKALLPIEGETFIGRTYRKLKVLFPELLLVTNTPELYDFIPCPKVPDFYPGAGALAGIHAGLMHAATQHVFVVACDMPFLNESLIRYLCGRGEEGDIIIPENHGGVEPLHAVYSRRCCDPMQESLSEGRYRIIDCFNTLSVVKVSCEEVERIDPHLLSFRNVNTPEEYEMILQGVQGKGKRG, via the coding sequence ATGGTTATTCCAGGAGGGGGGGGAGAACTCTCCGGCATTACAGGGGTCATCCTGGCAGGGGGGGCTTCCAGCAGGATGAAGAGGAACAAGGCCCTACTCCCCATTGAAGGGGAGACCTTCATAGGTCGGACCTACCGGAAGCTGAAGGTACTATTCCCCGAGCTCCTCCTGGTAACGAACACGCCTGAGCTCTACGACTTTATTCCGTGCCCGAAGGTGCCCGACTTCTACCCCGGCGCAGGGGCGCTCGCTGGAATTCATGCAGGGCTCATGCACGCCGCCACGCAGCACGTTTTCGTCGTGGCCTGCGACATGCCATTTCTGAACGAAAGCTTGATCCGTTACCTGTGCGGGAGGGGTGAGGAAGGGGACATCATCATCCCTGAGAACCATGGCGGAGTAGAGCCGCTGCACGCCGTGTATAGCAGGCGCTGTTGCGACCCGATGCAGGAAAGTCTTTCGGAGGGGAGATACCGGATCATCGATTGCTTCAACACCCTTTCGGTGGTGAAGGTTTCCTGCGAGGAGGTGGAAAGGATCGATCCGCACCTCCTTTCCTTTCGAAACGTGAACACGCCGGAGGAGTACGAGATGATACTGCAGGGGGTACAGGGGAAGGGGAAGAGGGGATAG
- a CDS encoding thioredoxin family protein yields the protein MGSFLITCTSCGTENRIPEEKEGVPGHCGNCKAELPPLYAHPRVLSEAAFDDFVSSYRGPVLAEFWAPWUPHCVSFAPVVRQVAESIAGKGAVVQVNTDENPNLAGRYGVRGIPAIFLIKQGKVADQLTGAQPLQAILSWFQRHAG from the coding sequence ATGGGAAGCTTTCTGATCACATGCACTTCCTGCGGGACGGAGAACCGCATCCCGGAGGAGAAGGAAGGGGTACCCGGGCACTGCGGCAATTGCAAGGCGGAGCTCCCCCCTCTGTACGCGCACCCACGGGTGCTCTCCGAGGCGGCCTTCGACGACTTCGTGAGCAGCTACAGGGGACCGGTCCTTGCCGAGTTCTGGGCGCCGTGGTGACCGCACTGTGTCTCGTTCGCACCGGTGGTGCGACAGGTTGCAGAATCAATAGCGGGAAAGGGTGCGGTGGTGCAGGTGAACACCGATGAAAACCCGAATCTGGCGGGGCGGTACGGAGTCCGGGGCATCCCGGCCATATTCCTGATTAAGCAGGGGAAGGTGGCGGATCAACTGACGGGAGCGCAGCCGCTGCAGGCCATTCTAAGCTGGTTCCAGCGCCACGCTGGGTAA
- the rocF gene encoding arginase: protein MTGTIEIIGVPIDLGQTHRGVDLGPGAVRYAGLAHRLASLGYHIHDSGNLAVPIRETVNEERGQHYLPAIKQTCEAAYHAGRAAVEGGRVPIFIGGDHTIGIGSIGGTTHISPAGLIWIDAHGDFNTPQSSPSGNIHGMTLAVLLGHGYPQLVEVGRPGAKVSPEDVVVIGIRDLDAEERTQLRKSGVAVYTMRDIDERGAGNVMREALERLEHRDRLHVSLDMDCIDPLSAPGVGTPSPGGFTYREAQLLMEIIADAGRHCALDIVEINPILDEKNRTALLAVELAASLFGKRIY from the coding sequence ATGACAGGCACCATAGAAATCATAGGGGTACCGATCGACCTCGGACAGACCCACCGCGGCGTCGACCTCGGCCCAGGCGCTGTGCGCTATGCCGGACTCGCCCATCGTCTCGCCTCCCTCGGGTACCACATCCACGACAGCGGTAACCTCGCGGTCCCGATCAGGGAGACGGTGAACGAAGAGCGCGGGCAGCATTACCTCCCGGCGATCAAGCAGACGTGTGAGGCCGCCTATCACGCCGGTCGCGCTGCTGTGGAAGGGGGGCGGGTCCCGATTTTCATCGGAGGAGACCACACCATCGGCATCGGCTCCATAGGGGGGACAACCCACATATCCCCCGCGGGACTCATCTGGATTGATGCGCACGGCGACTTCAACACGCCGCAGAGCTCCCCTTCCGGCAACATCCACGGTATGACCCTCGCGGTGCTCCTGGGGCACGGGTACCCACAGCTCGTCGAGGTGGGGCGCCCCGGGGCGAAGGTTTCCCCCGAGGACGTGGTGGTGATCGGGATCAGGGACCTGGACGCCGAGGAACGGACGCAGCTGCGCAAGAGTGGCGTCGCCGTCTACACCATGAGGGACATAGACGAGCGCGGCGCCGGTAACGTCATGAGGGAGGCACTGGAGCGACTGGAGCACCGGGACCGGCTTCACGTAAGCCTCGACATGGACTGCATCGACCCCCTGTCAGCCCCAGGGGTAGGCACCCCCTCCCCCGGCGGATTCACCTATCGGGAGGCGCAACTTCTCATGGAGATCATCGCCGATGCCGGCCGCCACTGCGCGCTGGACATCGTGGAAATAAACCCGATACTGGACGAGAAGAACCGGACGGCGCTACTGGCCGTGGAACTCGCGGCCTCGCTTTTTGGCAAAAGGATCTACTAG
- a CDS encoding ornithine cyclodeaminase family domain yields the protein MSIIPVYIPPDFDTPELLQARTVRTEPAPADGVVPRDFHGTSNHPEYVHLGGGHWLLARESRMDAVMVLKESALEVVEARRVRKGDPVVIGRTENGEEGIYVHSTGFVCDDPELCDKFTFRSRGTRETPFSRSYDEMYRVLRHDREHGHIVWVLGPAVAFDKDSRDAMQFMVEAGYCHALLAGNALATHDLEAAHFRTGLGQDIYTQTLRPRGHYNHLDILNEVRQAGSISKAIRELNLQDGIIAACERCRVPYLLAGSIRDDGPLPEVISDVYQAQDAMRQYARRATTVLALATQLHSIAFGNMVPSYHVMEDGTVRPVFFYVVDMTEFCVDKLANRGSAQAMAILTNVQDFMVNIWHNLK from the coding sequence ATGTCCATCATCCCTGTCTATATTCCTCCCGATTTCGACACACCGGAACTCTTGCAGGCGCGCACGGTGCGCACAGAGCCCGCTCCCGCCGACGGCGTCGTCCCGAGAGACTTCCACGGCACCTCCAACCACCCGGAGTACGTGCACCTCGGCGGCGGTCACTGGCTTCTCGCCCGCGAAAGCCGCATGGACGCCGTGATGGTTCTCAAGGAAAGCGCCCTCGAAGTGGTGGAGGCGCGCCGGGTAAGGAAGGGAGATCCCGTCGTCATCGGGAGAACGGAAAACGGCGAAGAAGGGATCTACGTGCACAGCACCGGGTTTGTGTGCGACGATCCTGAACTTTGCGACAAGTTCACCTTCCGCAGCCGCGGCACCAGGGAGACCCCCTTTTCACGCTCCTATGACGAAATGTACCGTGTCCTGCGCCACGACCGGGAGCACGGCCACATAGTGTGGGTACTCGGCCCCGCCGTCGCCTTCGACAAGGATAGCAGGGATGCCATGCAATTCATGGTGGAGGCAGGCTATTGCCACGCGCTCCTTGCGGGGAACGCGCTCGCCACCCACGACCTCGAGGCGGCACATTTCCGCACCGGACTCGGGCAGGACATCTACACCCAGACGCTGCGCCCCAGGGGACACTACAACCACCTGGACATACTGAACGAGGTGCGGCAGGCAGGCTCCATCTCGAAGGCGATCCGGGAACTGAACCTGCAAGACGGCATCATCGCCGCCTGCGAGCGGTGCCGGGTTCCCTACCTCCTCGCCGGCTCCATACGGGACGACGGGCCGCTCCCGGAGGTCATTTCCGACGTCTACCAGGCGCAGGACGCCATGCGGCAGTACGCGCGCCGCGCCACCACGGTCCTCGCCCTGGCGACACAGCTGCACAGCATCGCCTTCGGCAACATGGTGCCGAGCTACCACGTCATGGAGGACGGCACGGTGCGCCCTGTCTTTTTCTATGTGGTGGACATGACGGAGTTCTGCGTCGACAAGCTCGCCAACCGCGGCTCCGCGCAGGCGATGGCCATCCTGACGAACGTGCAGGATTTCATGGTCAACATCTGGCACAACCTGAAGTAG
- a CDS encoding polyprenyl synthetase family protein codes for MREGFLQYAEGVKPRLDAAFDLTLDRLLDASAPFGFTGEMAPLKSGKKMRGLLLCLVAETLGGELPAALPRAVAVELIHTASLIHDDFVDQHRFRRDHAALWSLDGARRAVLLGDVIFASAIRMMSELGREDGRIVSEAIAEVALGAYQEPLGVDALLGELKKGRVTKGVYRKLIHLKTAILFGAACELGAVAAKGGEEAARRWRQYGVKIGAAYQIADDLQEVELALQRGSVRADDLTALSPALLFFGGALLPHIVLGLSGGELEVSGEVRELFEDVASGMKKERERSLQDAVAEIAADLRDDHLGKVALRTPWELIDLFDAASRGACVP; via the coding sequence ATGCGCGAAGGGTTCCTGCAGTACGCAGAGGGGGTGAAGCCTCGCCTGGATGCAGCTTTTGATCTGACGCTGGACCGGCTCCTGGATGCTTCCGCCCCCTTCGGCTTCACCGGCGAGATGGCGCCCCTGAAGAGCGGGAAGAAAATGCGGGGGCTTCTCCTTTGCCTGGTGGCGGAGACCCTTGGCGGGGAACTCCCCGCCGCCTTGCCGCGAGCCGTCGCCGTCGAGCTGATACATACCGCTTCACTCATACATGACGACTTCGTCGATCAGCACCGTTTCCGCCGGGACCATGCCGCTCTCTGGAGCCTCGACGGTGCCCGGCGTGCGGTGCTCCTCGGGGATGTGATCTTCGCCTCCGCGATCAGGATGATGAGCGAACTTGGGCGCGAGGATGGCCGCATCGTGTCGGAGGCGATCGCGGAGGTCGCGCTCGGGGCTTACCAGGAGCCGCTCGGAGTCGATGCGCTTCTCGGGGAGTTAAAAAAGGGGAGGGTGACGAAGGGGGTCTACCGAAAGCTCATCCACCTGAAGACCGCCATCCTTTTCGGCGCCGCCTGCGAGCTCGGGGCGGTCGCGGCGAAGGGGGGCGAGGAGGCGGCTCGCCGCTGGCGCCAGTATGGCGTGAAGATCGGCGCAGCGTACCAGATCGCCGACGACCTGCAGGAGGTGGAGCTCGCACTTCAGAGGGGATCTGTTCGCGCAGACGATCTCACCGCTCTCTCTCCCGCGCTCCTCTTCTTTGGGGGAGCGCTGCTGCCGCACATCGTGCTGGGGCTCTCCGGCGGCGAGCTGGAAGTCTCCGGCGAGGTGCGGGAGCTTTTCGAGGATGTGGCGAGTGGCATGAAGAAGGAGCGGGAACGGTCGCTGCAGGATGCGGTCGCCGAGATCGCAGCCGATCTCAGGGACGATCACCTGGGGAAAGTGGCGCTGCGAACACCGTGGGAGCTTATAGATCTTTTTGATGCTGCGTCGCGGGGGGCTTGCGTGCCGTGA
- a CDS encoding class I SAM-dependent methyltransferase, which yields MEETDLTRLETVTRFFSGTGFSYDQVVNICTAGFDRYWKKVILEQIPPSPTRIIDQACGTGILTFAIARRFPQCTVTGVELREEYLSLAREKAQREGIKNVKFLLGRAEEVIVPGEQDCITSSYLAKYADLGELAKNARRMLRPGGVMVLHDFTYPANRAVLPFWHGCFTLMRSFGGRYFPEWRTVFEELPGFLRDTRWLPKTLEALESHDFCEIKTRSLTFGSAALVTARKPPATQHQKDL from the coding sequence ATGGAAGAAACAGATCTCACAAGGCTCGAGACTGTCACCCGCTTCTTTTCCGGCACCGGCTTCTCCTATGACCAGGTCGTCAACATCTGCACCGCCGGCTTCGACCGGTACTGGAAGAAGGTGATCCTCGAGCAGATCCCTCCTTCACCGACGCGCATCATCGACCAGGCATGCGGCACCGGCATTCTGACCTTCGCCATCGCGCGCAGGTTTCCGCAGTGCACCGTCACGGGGGTGGAACTTCGGGAAGAGTATCTGTCGCTCGCCAGGGAAAAGGCACAGCGGGAAGGGATCAAGAACGTGAAGTTTCTTCTCGGGAGAGCGGAAGAGGTAATCGTCCCCGGGGAGCAGGATTGCATTACCTCCTCGTACCTCGCAAAGTATGCAGACCTCGGGGAGCTCGCAAAAAACGCCCGCCGGATGCTGCGTCCCGGGGGGGTGATGGTGCTGCACGATTTTACCTACCCCGCCAACCGTGCCGTCCTCCCCTTCTGGCATGGCTGCTTTACCCTCATGCGCAGCTTCGGCGGGCGCTACTTCCCGGAGTGGCGCACGGTCTTTGAGGAACTCCCCGGTTTCCTGCGCGACACCCGCTGGCTTCCAAAGACCCTGGAGGCGCTGGAGTCTCACGATTTCTGCGAGATAAAGACCCGTTCCCTCACCTTCGGAAGCGCAGCCCTCGTCACGGCACGCAAGCCCCCCGCGACGCAGCATCAAAAAGATCTATAA
- a CDS encoding DUF309 domain-containing protein, translating to MECGSGSAPLELVKAIDEFNKREWFECHETLEELWVREQGELRDFYQGLLQIAVALHHWRSGNYGGVLSLLKGGAQYLQKVRQVCYGVDVVRVVDDALRLRQALSELGADRMWQVDRSLLPVITLTSPSED from the coding sequence ATGGAGTGCGGAAGCGGCAGCGCGCCGTTGGAGCTCGTGAAGGCGATCGACGAGTTCAACAAAAGGGAGTGGTTCGAGTGCCACGAAACGCTGGAGGAGCTCTGGGTGCGCGAGCAGGGGGAACTGCGTGATTTTTACCAGGGGCTTTTGCAGATCGCCGTGGCGCTGCATCACTGGAGAAGCGGAAACTATGGCGGTGTCCTGTCGCTCCTGAAGGGTGGGGCTCAGTATCTGCAGAAGGTGCGGCAGGTTTGCTACGGGGTGGATGTCGTCCGGGTGGTGGACGATGCGCTGAGGCTGCGGCAGGCGTTGTCGGAGCTGGGGGCGGATCGGATGTGGCAGGTCGACCGCTCGCTCCTCCCTGTTATCACCTTAACCTCTCCTTCAGAGGATTGA